GTACATCGGGATGCAATTCTTACGATGACAGGGACTACAAAATCCCGTGTATGCCTGAATCTTGTTCACCTGAAAGAAGAAGAAATCATCGTAAGTGTAGAAAGGTCACCAAACTTCAAAATATGGATCAAAAAATAATTCCAAATCCTTTTTTTGTAAATAACTTTATAAGGGCTGTATCGGGACGGTGATTTCCGGGCTTTTATTTGCAGCCCATATCGTTCTTGGAAATCGGGTCATTATTTGGAAAACACAAACCGGAAATAACTTTCTCAGGAACGTATCTTTTCAGATTGGGGTCACGAAGTCCATTCTTTACAAACTCAGCAACATCCGCTACTTCCTGATCTGAAAGCCCCAGTGGTCTGATGAAGTACGATAATTGTTCTTTTGGCACTCTTTTGTTTTCGGGAATACCATCATTAAAGTATTTCACGACATCTTCGAGTGTTTCTTTGCTACCACCATGAAAGTATGGACCGCTATCACCCAAATTGTATAATTGAGGTGTTCTGAATTTAAACATATCTGCTTCTCTGCCCGTAAATCCCCCTCTACCCAGATTTCTCCTGTCATTGGGTCCTGTTTTCAGACCTCCATGTTCATACAAGTCATCCACTGCCAAAGCTTCGAATCTCATAGAACCCAGATTTTTCTCAAAATGGCACCCATTACATCCTGCTTTTCCAAAAAACAGGACAGCTCCTCTCTTTTGTTGTTCTGTCATTGCTGTAATCTCTCCTTTCAGCCATTTCTGAAATGGTGCCTGATTGGTTACTAACTGACGTAAGTATGCAGAAATAGCAAAACTGGCAGCCCTTCTGGAATATCGATCTTCTTCATTCATATCCGGAAATGCTTCATCAAAAAGTGCTTTATATCCTGCATTCGTGATGATTTCCTTGGTATAATTCATTCTATGTACAATAAGTCCTTCGATATTCTGCCCTTCCAATGCACCTAATCTTTCTTCATTTCTTTTGGTGCCGGGATCAAAGACACCCCACATTTCTTCTGTACCCTGATTCAAGCCTTCAGAACCAAAAGAACCATTCCACATAGTATTCTCTACAAATGCAGTATTTAAAACAGCAAGTGGTCTCGCACCCTGGGCATCTATGCTGTCATTATGATACAATGGATATTTTATCCTTTT
The genomic region above belongs to Saprospiraceae bacterium and contains:
- a CDS encoding c-type cytochrome, translated to MIRIKLFFAAIILFSISSCVHEGLPELDNKLSKLIGNKEHLILPDENDYASIPQSPVNPLTKEKIQLGKLLFFEPVFANENKLPEQKFTFTCSSCHVPEAGFRPGRMQGVADGGYGFGVQGEKRIKYPLYHNDSIDAQGARPLAVLNTAFVENTMWNGSFGSEGLNQGTEEMWGVFDPGTKRNEERLGALEGQNIEGLIVHRMNYTKEIITNAGYKALFDEAFPDMNEEDRYSRRAASFAISAYLRQLVTNQAPFQKWLKGEITAMTEQQKRGAVLFFGKAGCNGCHFEKNLGSMRFEALAVDDLYEHGGLKTGPNDRRNLGRGGFTGREADMFKFRTPQLYNLGDSGPYFHGGSKETLEDVVKYFNDGIPENKRVPKEQLSYFIRPLGLSDQEVADVAEFVKNGLRDPNLKRYVPEKVISGLCFPNNDPISKNDMGCK